The Sphingorhabdus sp. Alg231-15 genome has a segment encoding these proteins:
- the crtY gene encoding lycopene beta-cyclase CrtY — MAKRQFDLAIAGGGLAGGLIALALRKLRPELSIALVEAEDHFGGNHVWSFFESDIAPEHLWLVEPLISHQWDSYDVRFPKYSRTLNTGYRSILSENFDRIVRKELLQKSLISGSKISEITANNITMTNGEILTANTILDARGGGDFSALEYGWQKFAGQVLSLSKPHGLSRPIIKDATVEQIDGYRFVYSLPFSATEIFVEDTYYSNGGELDVEASHRRIAEYAETQGWEITDISRNEAGRLPVLYGGDFDAFWTTNDGVEARAGARAALIHPVTSYSLPMAVRTAMKVATLPELTQDSLDKMLREYAAKHWQNCKFYHMLCAMMFEAGKPENRYKTLEHTYGKDENLIARFYAGTTTKLDQAALLSGRPPVPITKALPIMMKYR, encoded by the coding sequence ATGGCAAAACGGCAGTTTGATTTGGCAATAGCGGGTGGCGGGCTGGCCGGTGGTCTGATCGCGCTGGCGTTGCGTAAATTGCGGCCCGAACTGTCGATCGCGCTGGTAGAGGCCGAAGATCATTTTGGTGGCAATCATGTCTGGTCCTTTTTTGAAAGTGACATAGCGCCGGAGCATCTTTGGCTGGTCGAGCCGCTGATATCCCATCAATGGGACAGTTATGACGTACGCTTTCCCAAATATAGTCGTACGCTGAATACCGGCTATCGGTCGATATTATCGGAGAATTTCGATCGCATAGTTCGCAAGGAACTTTTGCAGAAGAGTCTAATATCCGGTTCTAAAATAAGCGAAATTACGGCCAACAATATTACGATGACCAACGGCGAAATACTCACCGCCAATACGATATTGGACGCTCGCGGCGGCGGCGATTTTTCCGCGCTTGAATATGGCTGGCAGAAATTTGCAGGCCAGGTTCTGAGTCTTTCCAAACCGCATGGACTGAGCCGTCCAATTATCAAGGACGCTACGGTAGAGCAGATAGATGGCTACCGCTTCGTCTATTCCCTGCCCTTCAGCGCGACAGAGATTTTTGTTGAAGATACTTATTATTCCAACGGCGGTGAACTGGATGTCGAAGCCAGCCATCGGCGGATTGCCGAATATGCCGAAACCCAAGGCTGGGAGATTACCGACATCAGCCGCAATGAAGCGGGTCGCTTGCCCGTGCTCTATGGCGGTGATTTTGACGCATTTTGGACCACCAATGACGGGGTTGAGGCCCGTGCCGGAGCCAGGGCCGCGCTGATCCATCCGGTGACCAGCTACTCCCTGCCGATGGCTGTACGAACCGCAATGAAGGTTGCGACGTTACCCGAGTTAACCCAGGACAGCCTTGATAAAATGCTGCGCGAATATGCGGCAAAGCATTGGCAGAATTGTAAATTCTATCATATGCTCTGTGCAATGATGTTCGAGGCCGGTAAGCCCGAGAACCGTTACAAAACCCTTGAACATACCTATGGCAAGGATGAGAACTTGATTGCGCGCTTCTATGCCGGCACGACGACCAAACTGGACCAGGCCGCCCTGCTCTCTGGCCGTCCGCCGGTGCCGATTACCAAAGCCCTTCCCATCATGATGAAATATAGATGA
- a CDS encoding sterol desaturase family protein gives MTVIVGVRYLLTSGLFAWLTQRIRPGQYDRLKPQITREIRWSLYSAAIYGIPAGVLAWGWQNAGWTRIYTDINLYPLWYLPLSLFVYLFLHDTWFYWTHRLFHRRGWFEIAHAVHHESRPPTAWAAMSFHPIEAISGAIVIPVLIIAVPIHVGILGLVLLIMTIMGVTNHMGWEMFPRWLVNGPLGKGLITATHHEKHHSAYRGNYGLYFRFWDKVCGTDLGLGSFDGAANQRSSS, from the coding sequence ATGACGGTCATAGTCGGTGTGCGTTACTTGCTGACCAGCGGCCTTTTCGCTTGGTTGACCCAGCGGATCAGGCCTGGTCAGTATGACCGCCTGAAGCCACAGATAACCCGCGAAATCCGCTGGTCGCTCTATTCGGCAGCGATCTATGGTATTCCTGCTGGCGTCTTGGCCTGGGGCTGGCAAAACGCAGGTTGGACAAGAATTTACACGGATATCAACCTGTATCCGCTTTGGTATCTCCCGCTCTCCTTATTCGTCTATCTTTTCCTTCATGACACGTGGTTTTACTGGACCCACCGATTGTTTCACCGGCGTGGATGGTTTGAAATAGCTCATGCGGTGCATCATGAAAGTCGGCCGCCAACCGCCTGGGCTGCAATGAGTTTTCACCCGATTGAAGCGATTAGCGGTGCTATTGTAATTCCCGTTCTGATCATCGCGGTACCGATCCATGTCGGCATTTTGGGACTTGTCCTGTTGATAATGACTATTATGGGAGTGACGAACCATATGGGATGGGAGATGTTTCCTCGCTGGTTGGTTAACGGCCCATTAGGAAAGGGGCTGATAACTGCAACCCATCATGAAAAACATCACAGTGCGTACAGGGGCAATTATGGATTATACTTTCGGTTTTGGGACAAAGTCTGTGGCACAGATCTCGGGCTTGGGTCTTTTGATGGCGCTGCCAATCAGCGCAGCAGTAGCTAA
- a CDS encoding DUF2141 domain-containing protein — MALPISAAVANQAAVSPVVAATLDISVSGLRSQKGDVLVCLSTNPKYFPDCRKDKEARKIKVAASDAGSVQITDVKPGTYAVALIHDENTNGKMDMALFLPREGFGFSRNPKIGMGPPKFKSAQFTVGAENVNYDVKMKYIL; from the coding sequence ATGGCGCTGCCAATCAGCGCAGCAGTAGCTAACCAGGCGGCCGTTTCGCCCGTTGTAGCAGCGACACTTGATATTTCGGTTTCCGGACTGCGATCTCAAAAGGGCGATGTGCTGGTATGCCTGAGCACCAATCCTAAATATTTTCCCGATTGCCGCAAGGACAAGGAAGCGCGCAAAATCAAGGTCGCGGCGTCAGATGCCGGCAGCGTGCAAATCACTGATGTGAAGCCGGGTACCTATGCCGTGGCGCTTATTCATGACGAAAATACCAACGGCAAAATGGACATGGCGCTGTTTTTGCCGCGCGAGGGTTTTGGTTTTTCGCGTAATCCCAAAATCGGCATGGGACCGCCCAAGTTTAAATCGGCCCAATTCACGGTCGGTGCAGAAAACGTGAACTATGATGTGAAGATGAAGTATATTTTATGA
- a CDS encoding MipA/OmpV family protein, which produces MYRYALAASSLLLVSSPLFAQTEGQRPPAGKNVFDGDYVTIGAGVAVGPSYDGSDDYNVSPLPVILGSVAGIDFEPRGPGLALDVIPDKQGAKVDYIFGPVGRARFDRNSRIGDDVVRSLGELDVAVELGAVAGVKVNRLFRRFDSLTAKVDLRWDVAGAHEGRVISPSLTYFMPINRGMATSLTISADHVDDDYANYYFSISPAGTVASGLPTFNATGGWKNVGISLFNAIDLDGDATNGGFSVILLGGYSRVLEDAKRSPVTAIRGDADQFFGAVGVGYTF; this is translated from the coding sequence ATGTACAGATATGCCTTGGCTGCCAGCAGCCTTCTCTTGGTTTCGTCGCCGCTTTTTGCGCAAACCGAGGGGCAACGTCCTCCGGCCGGGAAAAATGTTTTTGACGGCGATTATGTGACGATTGGCGCCGGCGTTGCGGTCGGGCCGAGTTATGACGGTTCGGATGACTATAATGTCTCGCCGCTTCCCGTCATTCTGGGCAGCGTTGCGGGTATCGATTTCGAACCCCGCGGTCCAGGCCTTGCGCTGGATGTGATTCCTGACAAACAGGGCGCAAAGGTAGACTATATCTTTGGACCCGTCGGTCGGGCGCGTTTCGACCGCAACAGCAGGATCGGGGATGACGTGGTCCGCAGCCTTGGCGAGTTGGATGTAGCCGTCGAACTGGGGGCAGTGGCGGGGGTTAAGGTGAATCGTTTGTTTCGGCGATTTGATTCACTCACCGCTAAAGTTGATCTGCGCTGGGATGTTGCCGGAGCTCATGAAGGGCGCGTGATTTCACCCAGTCTGACCTATTTCATGCCGATCAATCGCGGCATGGCTACCAGTCTGACAATCAGTGCAGACCATGTTGATGATGACTATGCCAATTATTATTTCAGCATTTCACCCGCAGGAACCGTGGCCAGCGGACTACCGACTTTCAACGCTACTGGCGGCTGGAAAAATGTCGGGATTTCGCTGTTCAACGCCATCGACCTTGATGGCGATGCTACCAATGGCGGTTTTTCAGTAATATTGCTGGGTGGATATTCGCGAGTGCTGGAGGACGCGAAACGGTCCCCGGTCACTGCCATACGGGGTGATGCCGACCAGTTTTTCGGCGCAGTTGGGGTCGGATATACATTTTAG